A window of Chloracidobacterium sp. N contains these coding sequences:
- a CDS encoding bifunctional transaldolase/phosoglucose isomerase, protein MNPLRALHEQGQSPWLDYIRRSLFTSGELQRLIDEDGLMGVTSNPAIFEKAITGSQDYTAALAALETEHLDAMALYERLAIEDIQQAADLLKPVYEQTQGRDGYVSLEVSPYLAKDTDGTVTEARRLWQAVQRPNLMIKVPATPEGIPAIQTLIGEGINVNVTLLFSQEAYRQVAEAYLAGLEALAAAGGDLRRVASVASFFVSRIDSLVDARLEAKLKAGEGDRALLESLRGKVAIANAKLAYQAYKKLFAGERWERLAAAGARTQRLLWASTGTKNPQYSDVLYVEELIGPDTVNTIPPATWEAFRDHGRVRPTLESDLDAAHDTLETLARVGISLTEVTDTLLVEAVRLFAEPFDKLLNSLDKKCKAVNWTRLNAQELHLSAEHRRLVEAELDDWKINGKVRRLWMRDASLWTRSDESQWLGWLGLVEDQMANLPTLMAAAADIRQHFRHVVVLGMGGSSLCPEVLRMTFGILPEAPVLHVLDSTDPAQIAELEARLDLEQTAFIVASKSGSTLEPNIFKQYFFERMKQVVGPERVGQHFIAITDPGSKLEGIARADGFRYIFAGVPSVGGRYSALSNFGMVPAAMMGIPVGEFLDLADDMVNACSYCVPIAENPGVVLGCALGILAKAGRDKLTFITSPKLWDLGAWLEQLIAESTGKQGKAILPVEGEFPSDISVYGDDRIFAYLRLDDDDNDATDAAVAAFKDAGYPVIVNRLATEMTLGQEFFRWEIATAVAGAVLGINPFDQPDVEASKVATRELTAAYERTGAFPDETPLFEADGLRLFTDPANAAALGAHDSLAGYLRAHLGRIQPGDYFALLAYLEMNALNKAHLQAIRHAVREERRVATCLGFGPRFLHSTGQAYKGGPNTGVFLQLTCDDAYDLPVPGQGYTFGIVKAAQARGDFQVLAERQRRVLRVHLGRDVAADLVKLREAIAQALAH, encoded by the coding sequence ATGAATCCTCTCCGGGCACTCCACGAACAGGGACAGTCTCCCTGGCTCGACTACATCCGGCGCAGCCTGTTCACCAGCGGTGAACTCCAGCGGCTCATTGATGAGGATGGGCTGATGGGCGTCACGTCCAACCCGGCCATCTTTGAGAAAGCCATCACCGGCAGCCAGGATTACACCGCCGCTCTGGCGGCGCTGGAAACCGAACATCTCGACGCCATGGCTTTGTATGAACGGCTGGCCATCGAGGACATCCAGCAGGCCGCCGACCTTCTCAAACCGGTGTATGAGCAAACGCAGGGGCGGGATGGCTACGTCAGCCTCGAAGTTTCCCCCTACCTCGCCAAGGACACGGACGGCACGGTCACTGAAGCCCGCCGGCTGTGGCAGGCCGTGCAGCGTCCGAACCTCATGATCAAGGTGCCGGCGACCCCGGAGGGGATTCCGGCTATCCAGACGCTGATTGGCGAAGGCATCAACGTCAATGTCACCCTGCTCTTTTCGCAGGAAGCTTACCGCCAGGTGGCCGAAGCCTACCTCGCCGGTCTCGAAGCCCTGGCGGCCGCCGGCGGCGACCTCCGGCGGGTCGCCAGCGTTGCCAGCTTTTTCGTCAGCCGCATTGACTCGCTGGTGGACGCCAGACTGGAAGCCAAACTCAAGGCCGGTGAAGGCGACCGGGCGCTGCTCGAAAGCCTCCGGGGCAAGGTGGCCATCGCCAATGCCAAGCTGGCCTATCAGGCTTACAAAAAGCTGTTTGCCGGTGAACGCTGGGAACGACTGGCCGCAGCCGGCGCGCGCACGCAGCGCCTGCTGTGGGCGAGTACCGGTACGAAAAACCCGCAGTACAGCGACGTGCTCTACGTCGAGGAACTCATCGGGCCCGACACGGTCAACACCATTCCACCGGCCACCTGGGAAGCCTTCCGCGACCACGGGCGGGTGCGTCCGACGCTCGAAAGCGACCTCGACGCCGCGCACGACACACTGGAAACGCTTGCCAGGGTCGGCATTTCCCTCACCGAAGTCACCGATACCCTGCTCGTCGAAGCCGTCCGGCTCTTTGCCGAACCCTTTGACAAGCTCCTCAACTCGCTCGACAAAAAGTGCAAGGCCGTCAACTGGACGCGCCTCAACGCGCAGGAACTGCACCTTTCGGCCGAACACCGCCGGCTGGTGGAGGCCGAACTCGACGACTGGAAAATCAACGGCAAGGTGCGGCGGCTCTGGATGCGGGATGCCAGCCTCTGGACCCGGAGTGACGAAAGCCAGTGGCTCGGCTGGCTGGGGCTGGTCGAAGACCAGATGGCCAACCTGCCAACGCTGATGGCCGCCGCAGCCGACATCCGGCAGCACTTCCGGCACGTGGTGGTGCTGGGCATGGGTGGCTCCAGCCTCTGCCCGGAGGTGCTGCGGATGACCTTTGGCATCCTGCCGGAAGCGCCGGTGCTTCACGTTCTCGACTCCACCGACCCGGCGCAGATTGCCGAACTCGAAGCCCGGCTCGACCTGGAGCAGACAGCCTTCATCGTCGCCAGCAAGTCCGGCAGCACGCTCGAACCCAACATCTTCAAGCAGTACTTCTTTGAACGGATGAAGCAGGTCGTCGGGCCGGAGCGCGTCGGACAACACTTCATTGCCATTACCGACCCCGGCTCGAAGCTCGAAGGCATCGCCCGGGCCGATGGTTTCCGCTACATCTTCGCCGGCGTGCCCAGCGTTGGCGGGCGGTACTCGGCGCTTTCCAACTTCGGCATGGTGCCGGCGGCCATGATGGGCATCCCTGTCGGCGAGTTTCTCGACCTGGCCGATGATATGGTCAACGCCTGCTCGTACTGTGTCCCGATTGCCGAAAATCCGGGCGTCGTTCTGGGTTGCGCGCTGGGCATACTGGCCAAAGCCGGACGGGACAAGCTGACCTTCATCACCTCGCCCAAGCTCTGGGACCTGGGGGCCTGGCTGGAACAGCTCATTGCCGAATCCACGGGCAAGCAGGGGAAAGCCATCCTTCCGGTGGAGGGTGAGTTCCCCAGCGACATTTCGGTGTACGGCGACGACCGCATCTTTGCCTACCTGCGCCTTGACGACGACGACAACGACGCGACCGATGCCGCCGTGGCCGCCTTCAAGGACGCCGGCTATCCGGTCATCGTCAACCGGCTGGCGACGGAAATGACCCTGGGGCAGGAATTTTTCCGCTGGGAAATCGCCACGGCCGTGGCGGGGGCCGTTCTGGGCATCAATCCCTTCGATCAGCCCGATGTCGAAGCCAGCAAGGTGGCGACCCGTGAGCTGACGGCCGCTTACGAGCGCACCGGCGCCTTCCCGGATGAAACACCGCTGTTTGAGGCGGATGGCCTCCGGCTGTTCACCGACCCGGCCAACGCGGCCGCGCTCGGCGCGCACGACAGTCTGGCCGGCTATCTTCGCGCCCATCTGGGGCGAATCCAGCCGGGCGACTACTTTGCCCTGCTGGCCTACCTGGAGATGAACGCCCTCAACAAGGCGCACCTGCAGGCCATTCGGCATGCCGTCCGGGAGGAACGCCGGGTAGCCACCTGCCTGGGCTTCGGCCCGCGTTTCCTGCACTCGACCGGGCAGGCGTACAAGGGCGGCCCCAACACGGGCGTCTTTCTCCAGCTTACCTGCGACGACGCCTATGACCTGCCCGTGCCAGGGCAGGGCTACACCTTTGGCATCGTCAAGGCGGCGCAGGCGCGAGGCGACTTCCAGGTGTTGGCCGAGCGGCAGCGGCGGGTGCTGCGGGTTCACCTCGGCAGGGATGTCGCGGCCGACCTGGTGAAACTGCGGGAGGCCATCGCCCAGGCACTGGCGCACTGA